From Calliphora vicina chromosome 3, idCalVici1.1, whole genome shotgun sequence:
ACGATCTGGAAAGCCACGGATTTGATAAATACAGGGAAATGAGATAGCAGATGAAGTGGCCAGACGGGATTCGGATCTGGACTATATTAGTAGGGTTAAACCTCATATGTATATGCCACCATTATAGGTTGATCTTCAAAAGATTCCGGGAATCTACGAACTTATCCTGGTATAGCAGGACGGATTGCAGGTTATCCAGGGCTATTTGGCCAAAGTTGGATGCAAAGGCAACCGGAATACGAATTTAGGAAAAGTCTTAGGTTTGTAATAGGGGTGATAACCGGCGCTGCTCAATTGGAGCCTTCATTGGTAATAATTCGGCGCACAGCACTTTTGTAGGTTGTGCGAGAATATTGAGGAACTAGAAACAATGGAACATATTCTGTGTAACTATCCAAGATTAGAGGGTCTCAGGCAAAAATGGCTAGTGGAAAGATCACATGATGAAGTACTGGATATAGCAAGTTATGATCTATGAAATCTATTCAGGGAAATAGGCTggctatttatttttaagtaacgGGACTGTGGGAATCCCAGTCTATACTTTTATCCTGTCCTTTATATTTCTTCTTTGGACTGGGATTTTCACTTTATTTATCTTTATGTTCTTTTTGTCTTTTGTCTTTCTTCTTGTCTCCAATTTCATTTCTTTCAGGGTCACAGGCAAAAATGACTAGGGGAAAGATTCCATGACgatttaggaaatttaatagGATTTATCAGTGAAATAGGTTGGATATTTTTAGGTAACGGTACTCTGTGAATCCCAGTCTATACTTTTATCCTgtcctttttctattttcttatttttctttggACTGGGATTTTCACATTATTTATCTTTATGTCACCagacttctttatttctttttctcTACAATTTCATTTCTTCTCTTCACATCAAGTTCACACCGGGTTATATTCCTAAGGGTATCAGAGTTGAAGTAAACTTCTATAGTACACACCCCTTGAAATCTATCTATCTAGGAGCAACCTTCCCTATAACCAGAAAGCCCACCAACCAGTCTTCTGAGAGCTGAACTATTTCATATCAGGATTTCTTCCGTTGGGGTTTTTCCATGGAATGCTACTTTTCAGTATAACAATTGTTCCCTGTCACTATTTGACATTCCATTCCTTGAGATCCTTGAACCTCTCAAATGtctaggtaactgagagccaaaaacctaagtctgttgtcaaaaacctaattcatgagaatgtattgcatgtatttctTTTTGTATCAcctgtatgtgtgaaaagagagtaattttttcttctctccttccgttcaatgcgtttattctatggtCTTAGAGCTCTCAAAGTAGACAGCGCAAGGAGGAGCCCATGTTGCACCTTGGTTAGATATTCATTATGTTCTGATATCTAGTTTATAGTAATGGTGAAAGCCGGAGCTGTTCCACATTTAACCTGAATTTCGATAGGGACTATTGAGAGAATATCCGTTGTCGAAGTAGTTCTCATCGCGCACAGTTACCTATACAGCTTGATATTTTATCTGAATTTCGATCGGGAATATGGATAACGTTCTCAGTAGATATTCTAAAACTAATACTCAGTAGCTGTTTACCTCAGATGCCTATACATACTGTCAGTATATTCATCGTGTTTTTAAGAGGTTTTATACTATATTTCCTCTTTAAAGATGACGAATATACTATTGAAACTATTACTAttatattagtctaacacaaaATAACAATCAACTCAGAATTACTTTCCGAGTCCCAAGGACGCAGCCTATTTAAACtggttaaaatcggtccattatttcacatacaaatgtcctcccgaaataagactttttttgtcaaattcctcaaaaaatacattttatatgaatggaaatcatatttaaaaaatgtttgcggatcaatccataattgaccatagcttcCCTATAAGgcgcacttccgaaaatcactttaacgggcataagtcttttaaaaatgttggcaccaacataaaaatcaacataaataagttacATATAGAAATAACACACGAGATAtagtttcatggcgatcggttcatTGTACCtctataaagcccacttccgaaaatcactttagcgAATGTtggaatccaaataaaatttaacaaacaaattttgataagGAAAGAAATCACGCGACTTATTTTCGTGGCGATCGACACACTTCCGAAAACAAAACGGTAAGATTCAGCAAATTTCCTGTATGTggttgattttgaatccattaGTTTGCAACGTGGTAATGTTAAAGTTAAAgacatatttggtcaattcacaaagtcttttatcatgtcatattgacataatgtcctaatatttgaaaatgttgttattgtctttcaagcaaaaaatttcctaaaataatgggtgtgttcgtaaattcagtatgattgcatcactgcagcaaattaaaagtttagcgttcgaaaaagcatatttgcgattattgctttacgtcaaacgttttttaatgcaaattgttggcagtgatgcctcaaatttgtgcaaccaatgcatcattaagttatatgttgcaaaagtttgctggtcgtggcatcagtgatgcacaaatttactgcatttacgaacaCACCCAATACTTCTcggtatgctatgtttattgtgttatcgtaaccaaccagcagaaacCTGCGACGAACGCCAAAGAGTCGGTTAAGTCGAGCagccgagtcgtgaaatattaggacattatgtcaatatgactgataggaccttgtgaattgaccaattatatatcaatgtttaGGAAATTGTTTAGTTACTTTACACGCTCGTGTACGTTCCACAGTGTTGGGCTTATGCCACATTTAGAGCCAAATACTAGATTCAACTATGCTTTTAATAATGGTATCTCCAGGATGGTCTCCAGTTGAATACTACGAGACGTATGACCTTTCTCGATATTTAAATGCTCATAATTTTGAGATCAGAAAGTTATTGAAAAGTCTTTTTATATCAAAGAATACAGCTAGGTTATATGTTCATCTATCAAATGATGTCTTAACGTGATTCTGACATACATTTCAATTATCTAACTTTCTATAGAGTTCTCTAATATAGAAATCTCAGTGTATTATCCGATACTTAACGCCATGGTACTGTCATTTCGCTTtaagattttaaataggaatgaATCAGTACTCTTTATCATTTCCTTGACTTTATCCTCTCCTGgtttttggtaaatataatGACGATTCTTGCCCTCGATAGACTTTTGGAGTGTATGTATATTAAGGACAAGTAACTATAGAACCATTACTACAAGTATACATTTTTACGATCTAATTTCCAATTTCTCCAGCAAGGTTTTCGAGGAAATTGAACGCTATTCCtgtaacaatttgtaataattttaaataatttttattttcaattattagaaaacttaaaaaatatgaatttacataaaaagtaacacgcttaaataaaataaacatttctttacaaaacaCAGTACTCCTCGGTCTCATCAACATGAACAGCATCGGGATCATCGGAAGAAtctctaaattaaaaataagtcaTATTACCTGGAGAAAAATAAACCTTACACAAGATTACAAACGTACTCAACTTCCGATAAATCACTGAAATCACCATATTCTACAGGATTATTACAGAGGCAACACTTTTGAAAGGATTCTTTAAAACAATTCTTGCAATAAATAGCCGAACAACCAACAGTTTCACATTTGATTCGCTGATCACTTTTAAGAAATAAACAATGAATATAAACTAATCcaacaaataaaactattaagAAAACTCATAATTACCTAGCTAAAGGAGTGCCACACAATAAACATTTATCCTTGGATCTTTGACCCAATACAATACCACAAATCCAAtatcttaaatattaaaatagaattGAACATTTGCCAGCATTGGTTAAAACCAAAATGTTACTCACTGATCTGTTTGAACCCTTAACCACTCCAAACATGAAACATTATCTTTAGTGGAAGTTTTACTAAATAATAAACGAGCCTTACGTCGGGCCATTTTAAAGAAAGACACTttgaaaatgtgaataaaatcaatatacaatccttgattaattttaattgaatcatACTTctcttcaataaaattttactgtGTAACCAAGCAGCTCTTTGTCGCGCCACTTCGGGATAATACAAACGCATCACTATGTGTCTTAAACGCAGTCCGTAGGGTTGACAAAACAGAAATATCCATGCCATTATTACAATCATTGTTATTaaatagtaattaaaaaaatttggtgttctGGGTTTGGGCAAACATTTTTGGGAGTCCATGGTATAATTTTGCGTTATTGGTTCGAAGGCGTGTACAATGCCACGAAATATTTCACCCACAAAACCACCACCTTCAACCTCAACCGTAATATAGGGAGGAACTATGAGttacaaaagataaaaaaataagatattATTATAGGGAAGAGTAAAGACTTGCTAGTTACTGATCTATCGATGAAAAGGTATGTGTTGAAATTAGACTTGCTAAACATATgagagaaataaataaatacagagTACATTCCAAAGAATCGATTTAGTGATCGAagtaaatctgtgatcacttatattttcaaccaaaaatcgatttttcatatgaaactgACCTGAAACATAAAAGTCGCTGTAAgttggtaaatagtggtccaaatggatgaaggaagataatctgtgatcacttatattttcaaccaaatatcggttttttatatgaaattgaactgaaacataaaagtggctatatgtccataaatactggtccaaatggataaaggaagataatctgtgatcacttatattttcaaccaaaaatgggtttttcatatgaaattgaactgaaacataaaagtggctatatgtccataaatactggtccaaatggaTAAAGGAAGATAATCTgttatcacttatattttcaaccaaaaaccggtttttcatatgaaattgaactgaaacataaaagtggctataagttgataaatagtggtccaaatgcataaaggaagataatctgtgatcacttatactttcaatcaaaaatcgatttttcatatgaaattgaactgaaacataaaagtggctataagtcggtaaatagtggtccaaatggataaatttcatatgaaattgaactgaaacataaaagtggctataagtcggtaaatagtggtccaaacggATAAagaatgataatctgtgatcacttatattttcatccaaaaatcgatttttcatatgaaattgaactgaaacataaaagtggctataagtcggtaaatactgGTCATAAATGGATAAAggaagataatctgtgatcacttatattttcaaccaaaaatcgatttttcatatgaaattgaactgaaacataaaaggggctataactcggtaaatactggtccaaatggacaaaggatgataatctgtgatctcttatattttcatccaaaaatcgatttttcatatgaaattgaACTGAATCATAaatgtggctataagtcggtaaatagtggtccaaatggataaaggaagataatctgtgatcacttatattttcaaccaaaaaccggtttttcatatgaaattgaACTGAAACATAagagtggctataagtcggtaaatattggtccaaatggataaaggatgataatctgtgatcacttatattttcaaccaaaaataggtttttcatatgaaattgaactgaaacataaaagtggctataagtcggtaagtACTGGTCCAAATGGATAAAGGAAGATAatcatattttcaaccaaaattccgAAAATGAACAGAGTCTTCCTCAATTATCAATGTCTTAACATATGTACCTTCAAATCCCAACTCTTTATGACCATAAAATGAAATCATGGCCAAAATCCAATACAGACAATAGTCCGCAAAACatatacaaaacaattgaataCTGGTTATAATTAGGAACATACTGGAACGGGCAATATCCAACCATTCCTGTTTGGTAAGACGGCAATCAGTAAGCTAATAAAGATAGTTAATGCCCATATTCATTCATCAGATATATttgtaaaatcaattttaaggtTTACCCCAGGATATTTGAAACTTTCAgtaaaggtcaaaggtaaagCAGTTTCCATTTGTAGGGCCTTTCGTTTCTCATCGATTTCCAGAAATTCATTAGTAATGTAGGTATTTTGGTAGCCAggattattaatatattttaggcGAAAATAAATGGCTCtggaatgaaatttcaaaatgtatagcataaaaataaaatacttccactaagctctcttacttgattACAATCAGTAATAATAGGAACAAACTCATTAAATCCAACCACCCGAATATTAATACAAATGTTCTCATTTGCCGGTGAATATCAGCCATTATATCAATTTTAACTTGTTGCAATTCTTTGGAGGAagtagtttgaaaataaaaatcatgatCAAATGAAATGGAAACATCAAATAGTTGCTTAATTTCCGCCACAAAGATGCCTAATTCTGAAATTTACATAactattaattcaaaaaaaatcaatcctTCCTCACTTACTGCTCATAACCGTGGAGATAATGGCATAATTAACAAAATCCACTAAAACACATATAACATCCACAATCTTGGCGGTATAGCAAAGCATTGAAAAGACATGAGTTACGCGACACAGACCCTTTATAGGACCCAATTTGTCACGACAATCCTGCATGGCAAGTTCTGAGATGTTCATGCAACGTTCATAGGGAGTGCCAAATTCCGTATTACACATTTTTACAATGTTCTCCAGCCAGTTGAAAGCATTTTTAATGCCGGCtactaaaataatttaac
This genomic window contains:
- the LOC135955489 gene encoding DC-STAMP domain-containing protein 2, which translates into the protein MKHQKELPKKWKKKQTEESDNDLFENLNNKQIKETFFGRLLRKIIDSGIPIKKALNVVFIGYICGIILTIIWYNYVTNVELNTLRWICFIVIGFVILILAYSMEVRCTVTLALPILCSSKGRSVIIALAFFLAATGPSVNIVHNIDVMVTSLTCGQMQLKEALSEMLDALKKPLVSIKEAIRNAINDLKNVLKKVQVVLYRIEELVIIILAGIKNAFNWLENIVKMCNTEFGTPYERCMNISELAMQDCRDKLGPIKGLCRVTHVFSMLCYTAKIVDVICVLVDFVNYAIISTVMSKLGIFVAEIKQLFDVSISFDHDFYFQTTSSKELQQVKIDIMADIHRQMRTFVLIFGWLDLMSLFLLLLIVIKAIYFRLKYINNPGYQNTYITNEFLEIDEKRKALQMETALPLTFTESFKYPGLTDCRLTKQEWLDIARSSMFLIITSIQLFCICFADYCLYWILAMISFYGHKELGFEVPPYITVEVEGGGFVGEIFRGIVHAFEPITQNYTMDSQKCLPKPRTPNFFNYYLITMIVIMAWIFLFCQPYGLRLRHIVMRLYYPEVARQRAAWLHSKILLKRMSFFKMARRKARLLFSKTSTKDNVSCLEWLRVQTDQYWICGIVLGQRSKDKCLLCGTPLASDQRIKCETVGCSAIYCKNCFKESFQKCCLCNNPVEYGDFSDLSEVEDSSDDPDAVHVDETEEYCVL